A genomic window from Silene latifolia isolate original U9 population chromosome Y, ASM4854445v1, whole genome shotgun sequence includes:
- the LOC141629574 gene encoding uncharacterized protein LOC141629574, whose amino-acid sequence MSIKHKIEFTEYKILCIEKICARIHNYGARKFSYAGRLVLVKSVLNTLHSYWASMFVLPKGIIKSIEAICRNFLWENGTEYRRVPLVAWEKICKPKEEGGLGLKNQEVWNKAMVGRLVNWIAEKRDSIWVQWVQCNHLRGRDWFEYNPSTNSSWVWRRICKVKQDLAQGFVDGVWVVQPTGYTPSGCYEWLRNASPSVCWSKVVWNSWVCPKHQFLGWLVAHEAMNTVDKLITYGMDVDACCTLCGQADESLAHLFFDCQYSRRVMQAMQQTTGCSFPMTVDLMWWANRGGTVVQKGVQIALFLGALYAIWFQRNKCRNDMVLMHPRQVVLQLNDSMKARIRGRGRENLNANDVSWLCHKNLI is encoded by the coding sequence ATGTCTATAAAACacaagatagaatttacagagtACAAAATTTTATGCATTGAGAAAATTTGTGCAAGGATTCATAACTATGGAGCAAGGAAGTTTTCTTATGCAGGCAGGCTTGTGTTGGTTAAGTCAGTCCTAAATACCCTGCACTCTTACTGGGCCTCGATGTTTGTCCTCCCAAAGGGCATTATTAAGAGCATAGAAGCCATCTGTAGAAACTTTCTATGGGAAAATGGTACAGAATATAGGAGGGTCCCTTTAGTGGCTTGGGAAAAAATTTGTAAGCCTAAGGAAGAAGGAGGATTAGGCCTGAAGAATCAGGAGGTGTGGAACAAAGCAATGGTGGGTCGTCTGGTGAACTGGATTGCAGAGAAGAGAGACTCCATATGGGTGCAGTGGGTACAATGTAATCATCTCAGAGGGAGGGACTGGTTTGAGTACAATCCTTCAACTAACTCTAGCTGGGTTTGGAGGAGGATTTGTAAGGTTAAGCAAGACTTGGCTCAGGGATTTGTGGATGGGGTGTGGGTGGTTCAACCCACGGGGTACACTCCTAGTGGCTGCTATGAGTGGCTCAGGAATGCTAGTCCATCTGTTTGCTGGAGTAAGGTTGTGTGGAACAGTTGGGTATGCCCTAAGCATCAGTTCTTGGGATGGTTAGTGGCACATGAAGCTATGAATACGGTGGATAAGCTGATAACTTATGGGATGGATGTTGATGCTTGCTGTACTTTATGTGGCCAAGCTGATGAGTCCTTGGCTCATCTGTTCTTTGATTGCCAGTACAGCAGACGTGTGATGCAGGCAATGCAGCAGACCACTGGATGTAGCTTTCCTATGACAGTTGATCTTATGTGGTGGGCTAATAGAGGAGGCACAGTTGTCCAGAAAGGAGTTCAGATTGCCTTGTTCTTGGGGGCACTATATGCTATCTGGTTCCAGAGGAACAAATGCAGGAATGATATGGTCTTAATGCATCCTAGACAGGTTGTTTTGCAACTAAATGATAGCATGAAGGCTAGAATTAGAGGAAGAGGGAGGGAGAATTTGAATGCTAATGATGTATCTTGGCTATGCCATAAGAACCTTATATAA